Proteins from one Kiloniellales bacterium genomic window:
- a CDS encoding transglutaminase-like domain-containing protein has protein sequence METPKIARDPQNELRRLGGLAEDAIDLAEAALLLADLERPGGDLGRYRHHLSLLTRDTAAAADGLDAEDSLEARAAALRRVLVERYGYEGDAATYDDLQNANLMRVIDRRRGLPVALGILFLHAARAQGWQAAALNFPGHFLIRLELHGERLILDPFHQGRICETRDLRDLLKFALGSEVELGPEHYAEVGNRGVLLRLQNNIKQRLLQAEDLERAVAVMEAMLMFAPDSSELWCDLGLAQARLGSLRGAILALDNFVQLGGRDPRRAEVLGLLQQLRRKLN, from the coding sequence ATGGAGACCCCGAAGATCGCCCGCGACCCTCAGAACGAGCTGCGCCGCCTGGGCGGGCTGGCCGAAGATGCGATCGACTTGGCCGAGGCGGCGCTGCTCCTGGCCGACCTGGAGCGGCCGGGCGGCGACCTGGGCCGCTACCGCCACCACCTCTCGTTGCTGACCCGCGACACCGCGGCGGCGGCCGATGGCTTGGACGCGGAGGACTCGCTGGAGGCCCGGGCTGCGGCGCTGCGCCGGGTTCTGGTCGAGCGCTACGGCTACGAGGGCGACGCCGCGACCTACGACGACCTGCAGAACGCCAACCTGATGCGGGTCATCGACCGGCGCCGCGGCCTGCCGGTCGCGCTCGGGATCCTCTTCCTCCACGCCGCCCGGGCCCAGGGATGGCAGGCGGCGGCCCTGAACTTCCCGGGACACTTCCTGATCCGGCTCGAGCTCCACGGCGAACGCCTGATCCTCGATCCCTTCCACCAGGGCCGGATCTGCGAGACCCGCGACCTGCGCGACCTGCTGAAGTTCGCCCTGGGCTCGGAGGTCGAGCTCGGCCCGGAGCACTACGCCGAGGTCGGCAACCGCGGCGTTCTGCTGCGCCTGCAGAACAACATCAAGCAACGCCTTCTGCAGGCCGAGGACCTCGAGCGCGCCGTGGCGGTCATGGAGGCGATGCTGATGTTCGCGCCGGACTCCTCCGAGCTGTGGTGCGACCTTGGCCTGGCTCAGGCCCGGCTGGGCAGCCTGCGCGGCGCCATCCTGGCCCTCGACAACTTCGTCCAGCTTGGCGGCCGGGACCCGCGCCGGGCCGAGGTGCTGGGCCTGCTTCAGCAGCTGCGCCGCAAGCTGAACTGA
- the gshB gene encoding glutathione synthase yields MSLRVAFQMDPLAGIDIDTDSTFVLALEAQNRGHEVYHYLPQDLAFGAGAVRARARPLEVRRKTGDHFTLGPEERLDLRDIDVVLLRQDPPFDMAYITTTHLLEHLHPRPLVVNDPAEVRNAPEKLFVTNFPDLMPPTLISSHREEILAFRAAQGDIVIKPLFGNGGADVFHIRPEDDNLNALLEMFTRIYREPIMVQRYLPEIRQGDKRIILIDGEPAGAVNRVPPEGEARANLHVGGRAEKSALTPREQEICARLGPTLAERGLVFVGIDVIGDYLTEINVTSPTGLQEIDRFDGVCLEGLIWDAIEARLALVEEAGRGLAG; encoded by the coding sequence ATGAGCCTTCGCGTCGCCTTTCAGATGGACCCCTTGGCGGGCATCGACATCGATACCGACTCGACCTTCGTGCTGGCCCTCGAAGCGCAGAACCGGGGCCACGAGGTCTATCACTACCTGCCGCAGGACCTGGCCTTCGGGGCCGGCGCCGTGCGCGCCCGGGCCCGGCCGCTGGAAGTCCGCCGCAAGACGGGCGACCACTTCACCCTGGGCCCGGAGGAACGCCTCGACCTGCGCGACATCGATGTCGTGCTGCTGCGCCAGGACCCGCCCTTCGACATGGCCTACATCACCACCACCCACCTGCTCGAGCACCTGCACCCGCGGCCGCTGGTGGTCAACGACCCGGCCGAGGTCCGCAACGCGCCGGAGAAGCTTTTCGTCACCAACTTTCCCGACCTCATGCCGCCGACCCTGATCAGCAGCCATCGTGAGGAGATCCTGGCCTTCCGCGCCGCCCAGGGCGACATCGTGATCAAGCCGCTGTTCGGCAACGGCGGCGCCGACGTCTTCCACATCCGGCCCGAGGACGACAACCTCAACGCCCTCTTGGAGATGTTCACCCGGATCTACCGCGAGCCGATCATGGTTCAGCGCTACCTGCCGGAGATCCGCCAGGGCGACAAGCGCATCATCCTGATCGACGGCGAGCCGGCCGGCGCGGTCAACCGGGTGCCGCCCGAGGGCGAGGCCCGCGCCAACCTGCACGTCGGCGGCCGCGCCGAGAAGTCGGCCCTGACCCCGCGCGAACAGGAGATCTGCGCCCGCCTCGGCCCGACCCTGGCGGAGCGCGGCCTGGTCTTCGTCGGCATCGACGTGATCGGCGACTACCTGACCGAGATCAACGTCACCTCGCCCACCGGCCTGCAGGAGATCGACCGCTTCGACGGGGTCTGCCTGGAGGGCCTGATCTGGGACGCCATTGAGGCGCGCCTGGCGCTGGTCGAGGAGGCCGGCCGCGGCCTGGCCGGCTGA
- a CDS encoding gamma-glutamylcyclotransferase family protein — translation MRFFFFGSLRDHDILEVVIGRSFPRRPFPAGHLPDHRLERMAKETFPLLVAAPGAQAPGIVVEGLETADIERIHFFESVEYEPRLHTVELAAGGTLDCHLFAATPVAGVTGEYWHYDDWAARHKAKELREARLWMAFHGRVTAAEADRLWNEAVAGDRALEDLVAEVIGVSGAAPGRGGGGS, via the coding sequence ATGCGCTTCTTCTTCTTCGGCAGCCTGCGCGACCACGACATCCTGGAGGTGGTGATCGGCCGGTCCTTTCCCCGCCGCCCCTTTCCGGCCGGCCACCTGCCGGACCACCGGCTGGAGCGCATGGCCAAGGAGACCTTCCCGCTGCTGGTCGCAGCGCCCGGCGCCCAGGCGCCCGGGATCGTGGTCGAAGGCCTCGAGACGGCCGACATCGAGCGCATCCACTTCTTCGAATCGGTCGAGTACGAGCCGCGCCTGCACACCGTCGAACTGGCCGCGGGCGGCACCCTGGACTGCCATCTCTTCGCCGCCACCCCGGTGGCCGGCGTGACCGGCGAGTACTGGCACTACGACGACTGGGCCGCGCGCCACAAGGCCAAGGAGCTGCGCGAGGCTCGGCTCTGGATGGCCTTCCACGGCCGGGTCACGGCCGCGGAGGCCGACCGCCTGTGGAACGAAGCGGTGGCCGGCGACCGCGCGCTCGAGGATCTGGTCGCCGAGGTGATCGGCGTCTCCGGAGCTGCCCCCGGACGCGGCGGCGGGGGCTCGTGA
- a CDS encoding patatin-like phospholipase family protein — MAAAERRRARKAPKEAKPGPVPPARQAPRIGLALGSGAARGWAHIGVVEALTAAGVEPDVVTGCSIGAFVGAALVTGHIGDLGPWARQLDWREILGHFDLRFAGGGLIEGDRLMRFMSERQEDVEIQDLPIAFGAIATDLATGREVWLREGSLFQAVRASVALPGLVSPAASDDRWLVDGALVNPVPVSLCRALGADHVIAVNLNSDLAGKRAARRRGRAAGKARRGIDTSGSKFLARLTKEIPSGIRGGAERLFVQLLDGERERPSYFDVVADSISIMQNQITRSRMAGDPPEVLLEPRLGHIRLMDFNRAEDAIAEGRDCVERILPRLHDSLQTSG; from the coding sequence ATGGCCGCCGCGGAACGCCGCCGTGCCCGCAAGGCACCGAAGGAGGCGAAGCCAGGCCCTGTGCCGCCGGCGCGCCAGGCGCCCCGGATCGGTCTGGCGCTCGGCAGCGGCGCGGCGCGGGGCTGGGCCCACATCGGCGTCGTCGAGGCCCTGACCGCGGCCGGGGTCGAGCCGGACGTGGTCACCGGCTGCTCGATCGGGGCCTTCGTCGGTGCCGCCCTGGTGACCGGCCACATCGGGGATCTGGGTCCCTGGGCGCGGCAGCTCGACTGGCGTGAGATCCTCGGCCATTTCGACCTGCGCTTTGCCGGCGGCGGCCTGATCGAGGGCGACCGCCTGATGCGCTTCATGTCCGAGCGCCAGGAGGACGTCGAGATCCAGGACCTGCCGATCGCCTTCGGCGCCATCGCCACGGACCTTGCGACCGGCCGGGAGGTCTGGCTGCGCGAGGGCTCGCTGTTCCAGGCCGTGCGCGCCTCGGTGGCGCTGCCGGGCCTGGTCAGCCCGGCGGCCAGCGACGACCGCTGGCTGGTCGACGGCGCCCTGGTCAACCCGGTTCCGGTCTCGCTCTGCCGGGCCCTGGGCGCCGACCACGTGATCGCGGTCAACCTCAACAGCGATCTCGCCGGCAAGCGGGCGGCCCGGCGCCGCGGCCGTGCCGCGGGCAAGGCGCGGCGCGGGATCGACACCTCGGGTTCCAAGTTCCTGGCCCGTCTGACCAAGGAGATCCCGAGCGGCATCCGCGGCGGGGCCGAGCGGCTCTTCGTCCAACTCCTCGACGGCGAGCGGGAACGCCCCTCCTACTTCGACGTGGTCGCGGATTCCATCAGCATCATGCAGAACCAGATCACCCGCAGCCGCATGGCCGGCGACCCGCCCGAGGTTCTGCTGGAGCCGCGCCTGGGCCACATCCGGCTGATGGACTTCAATCGTGCCGAGGACGCCATCGCCGAAGGCCGCGACTGCGTCGAGCGGATCCTGCCGCGGCTCCACGACTCCTTGCAGACGTCCGGCTGA
- a CDS encoding YifB family Mg chelatase-like AAA ATPase yields MVARARTVAFQGIEVVDVDVQVQMAAGMPVFTVVGLPDKAVAESRERVRAALGALGLGLPPDRITVNLAPADLLKEGSHFDLPIALGLLAEMGVLPAEEVGGYLALGELALDGRVSPVAGVLPAALHASAAGLGVICPAVQGGEAAWAGGAEVLAPETLLALVNHFKGSQVLTPPEPRVAEAAVAALDLQDIKGQETAKRALEIAAAGGHNLLMIGPPGAGKSMLAQRLPGLLPSLTPAEALEVSMIHSVAGQLEGGRLLRRRPFRDPHHSASLPALVGGGLRAKPGEVSLAHLGVLFLDELPEFARATLEALRQPLETGRVSIARANAHVTYPARVQLVAAMNPCRCGHLDDPALACSRAPKCAQDYQAKISGPLFDRIDLHVEVPAVAAADLSLPPPAEGSEAVAARVTAARGRQSARFAALEAEPAPRCNAEADGSLLEEIAAPDAEGRALLTRAAEKMKLSARGYHRVLRVARSLADLDASDRVRRPHIAEALSYRRVVPWAGA; encoded by the coding sequence ATGGTGGCGCGGGCCAGGACGGTGGCGTTCCAGGGCATCGAGGTGGTCGACGTCGACGTCCAGGTCCAGATGGCGGCCGGCATGCCGGTCTTCACCGTGGTCGGCCTGCCCGACAAGGCGGTGGCCGAAAGCCGCGAGCGGGTCCGCGCCGCCCTCGGCGCCCTGGGCCTGGGCCTGCCGCCGGACCGGATCACCGTCAACCTGGCGCCCGCGGACCTCCTGAAGGAGGGCAGCCACTTCGACCTGCCGATCGCGCTCGGCCTGCTGGCCGAGATGGGCGTGCTGCCGGCGGAGGAGGTCGGCGGCTACCTGGCCCTGGGCGAGCTGGCCCTGGACGGCCGGGTCAGCCCGGTCGCCGGGGTTCTGCCGGCCGCCCTGCACGCCTCGGCCGCCGGGCTGGGCGTGATCTGCCCGGCCGTCCAGGGCGGCGAGGCGGCCTGGGCCGGCGGTGCCGAGGTCCTGGCGCCGGAGACCCTGCTGGCCCTGGTCAACCACTTCAAGGGCAGCCAGGTCCTGACCCCGCCCGAGCCCAGGGTCGCCGAGGCCGCCGTTGCGGCCCTCGACCTCCAGGACATCAAGGGCCAGGAGACCGCCAAGCGCGCCCTGGAGATCGCCGCCGCCGGCGGCCACAACCTCTTGATGATCGGCCCGCCCGGCGCCGGCAAGTCGATGCTGGCCCAGCGCCTGCCCGGGCTGCTGCCGAGCCTGACCCCGGCCGAGGCGCTGGAGGTCTCGATGATCCACTCGGTCGCCGGGCAGCTCGAGGGCGGCCGGCTGCTGCGCCGGCGCCCGTTTCGCGACCCGCACCACTCGGCCTCCCTGCCGGCCCTGGTCGGCGGCGGCCTGCGCGCCAAGCCGGGCGAGGTCTCCCTCGCCCACCTGGGCGTGCTCTTCCTCGACGAGCTGCCGGAGTTCGCCCGCGCCACCCTGGAGGCCCTGCGCCAGCCGCTGGAGACCGGCCGGGTCTCGATCGCCCGGGCCAACGCCCACGTCACCTATCCGGCCCGGGTCCAGTTGGTCGCGGCCATGAACCCCTGCCGCTGCGGCCACCTGGACGACCCGGCCCTGGCCTGCAGCCGGGCGCCCAAGTGCGCCCAGGACTACCAGGCGAAGATCTCGGGCCCGCTCTTCGACCGCATCGACCTCCACGTCGAGGTCCCGGCGGTCGCCGCCGCCGACCTCTCCCTGCCGCCGCCCGCCGAGGGCTCCGAGGCCGTCGCCGCCCGGGTCACCGCCGCCCGCGGGCGCCAGAGCGCCCGCTTCGCGGCCCTGGAGGCCGAGCCCGCGCCGCGCTGCAACGCCGAGGCCGACGGCAGTCTCCTGGAGGAGATCGCCGCCCCCGACGCGGAGGGCCGCGCCCTCCTGACCCGGGCGGCGGAGAAGATGAAGCTCTCGGCCCGCGGCTACCACCGGGTCCTGCGCGTCGCCCGCAGCCTCGCCGACCTCGACGCCAGCGACCGCGTCCGCCGCCCCCACATCGCCGAGGCCCTCTCCTACCGTCGCGTGGTGCCCTGGGCAGGGGCGTGA